GGTGGTAGAGCTAAATGTATTCGTTTCGGCAATATCGGCACCGGCTTCAAAATATTTCCAGTGTATTTCCCGGATAATATCGGGCCGGGTAATGGATAGTAAATCGTTGTTGCCTTTTAAGTCGTGCGGGAAATCCCGGAAACGCTCGCCGCGGTAATCGGCCTCGGTGAGCTTATAGCCTTGGATTTGCGTACCCATGGCGCCATCCAGCACCAGGATGCGTTTTTTTACTTCTTCTTCTATGCGTGTCATCGGTGTTATAAGCAAAAAAAGTGTAGCCCTTCTGGAAGGGTATAATTTTTTGCTTATCAAGAGTTTTGAGCTGAGTTTTTCAGGCGTCGCGCCTTTTTTATCCTCATCTTCCCCCGCGGCGTGCACCGTATGGGGCTGGAAGTAGCACCCTGCCAGCCAGGGTTGCTAAGACATCAACGGGCCAAGTCCCTCCGTCTTTCTTGATAAGTTTGGCAAAGATAACACGATGAATTTTATTGTGCAAATACCAGATGTATTTATAAATATCAGCGGTTTCGGGTAGAATCTTGTGAAAAATTTAAAAATCAGGCTGGAATTGAAAAAATAAAAACCACCTCAGATTAGTGATTTTTAAAAAATTATCTTACCAGGTAAAAAATTAAACTTGGATGAGATGGATAAACCCGGAATGCTATTCAAGTAGCTTTTAAAATAGAATAAATAAGCCCCGAATTACCGGAAAAAGCTAAGGTAATTCGAGGCTTATTTTAAGGAAGGTTACAGAAGAATTTACTCAATGAGGATCTTACCACTTTGCAGTACCTTGCCGCTGTCAGTTAAAATTTGGTAAAAATAAATTCCGGTGGCTACAGGCGGTAATTTAATGCGGGTAGTGCCGGCGTTTAGTTTGGTTTGCAGGATAACCTGTTGCAGCGCATTATACAGCCGGTACCGGGTCCGAGGAAATTCCCCTTTATTTTTCACCCAAACAAAGTCCCGGGCCGGATTAGGATAAGCCGTAAACAACCCATTTGTACCCGGCTCGGAAACGCCCGGGCTTTCTCCAATACCACCGCTTACCAATGGGGGTTTAGCTACCAAGGTAAGAGTAAAGTCTTGTTGAATGAGGGTGCCATTTACTTCAGAAACACCGCGTAAAACCAATACATACGGTTGGCTGCGTCGCCAAGATTCTTCGGGAGTTAAGGTTATTTCGGCTAAAATTCCGTCTTGAGTAGCAATGGTGTCCATCGGAATAGTGGCAGATTTAAAAAATAATTCGGAGTACGCTTCCAGGTTTTTTGCCTGACCGGTAGTTTGGTATTTTACTTTTATTTTAACTGGTTGGCCAGCCGTCACGAATATTTGGTTTTCGTCGTTAATGGATAACTCCGAACGGTTTTCGATGGAGAAAGAATGCGTAAAATTATCTGGGTTTGGAACTACGGTAACCACAAAATCGCGCATCATGGTGCCCACCAGAATTTTGTTGCGGTAGCTATTTACGCGCACGGCAAAGCTGTATCGGCCTACTTGTACCGGTTTATCCCAGATAAATTCGCCGGTTCTGGCGTTAATACTTACTTGTGGCGGTAAGGTGTAGCCTTTAACATTATCTATGAAGCGGATATAATTATCGCCTGCCAGAATTCCTTTTAAAGGGGTTATGAGTTCGTATGCCAGACTATCGCCATCTAAATCAAAGGTAGCCAGACTGTGGCGGAAGGTTTGATTTTGCGTTGCGCAGGGAATTGGGATCGCCAGAAAAGAATGAGGCCGGTTGATCGGATCAAAAGCATCAATCGTAAACGTGGCAGCAATGGTAAAAGCCTGCTCATCAGAATCCGGAAGATTAACTATATTGTTGGTACGGTTCGGGGAATGGTAAACTGCTCTGTATTGGCCAGGTCCGGGAAAAGTGTATTCAAAATAATAAGTACTCAAAAAAATAACACCGCAAGAGTTACTTATTGTTACTTTGCTTACCCGTTCAGAAGTAACTTTCACCCCATCACCTAGATACAAAGTAGCCGAAGGTTCATCGGCGGCACTATTGGCATCGTGATAAGTTCTTAATTTAAAATAGTAGCGCAGCGGATTGGCTGAAGCGGTGGTATCGGATTGATACGTTAATTCGCCGCCTAAAAGGTGCGTGGCTTGTACGGGTTTAATTAATGCCAGCGAGAAGAACAAACAGCAAACCAGAGTAAAAATGGATTTAGCCATTGGAGTATAGAGTTAAAGTTTCGCCAAATTTGTTTTAAGGTAATATTTAAAAAATTTAAAAATCAGTAACTCCTCTGATTTGCTCGTAGGAGCCACCGGCAATTCTTGAAATTTTAAAATTTTAAAAATGTTAGCTGTTTATTCCGGAGTAATGGTAAAACCGCCCAATAAATTAAAAAAGTAATAGCAAAGCGAAACGCCAGGTTTAAGCTTAAAGCCCAAAGGTGGGGCCTGAGCTAGTAAATTAAACGGCGCAAACCCATGCAATTATAAGAACTCTGTCGTGCAATGGGGTTTAGGTTTGTTAAACAAATTTTCCTTTTTACCGCAAGAGAAATGATGTAAGTAGGTAACGAGTAATTACCTAAAAATGAGGTAGGTTTTTAAAAAAAATTATAAATAAGTAGGCTCCACGTGAATAAGCACATCGTACACCGACGGCTTCTGGCGCATTACCTCGGCTTTTACCGCGTGAGCAATATCGTGGCCTTCGCGCACCGATAAATTGCCGTCCACGATAATGTGTAAATCTACGAAATACTCGAAGCCCATTTTCCGGACCAGACACTTATCCAGGCCTTGTACCTGGGGCACGGTAGCCGCAATTTCCCGCACTTCGTTGGCTAAATTAGAGGGTGGCGCCGCATCCATAATCTCAGTGAACGCCGGCATAAAAATACGATAGGCATTTATCACAATAACCGCCGAAGCAATTAAAGCCGCCCAATCGTCGGCGCTTTCGTAACCAGGGCCGCCAACTAAGGCAATGGCAATACCTACGGCTGCTGTTAAAGAAGTAATGGCATCGGAACGGTGGTGCCAGGCATCGGCTTTCACGGCAGCACTTTGTATTTCGGAGCCTACCCGGTTGGTATAGCGGTACATGCCTTCTTTCACCAAAATAATTATTACCAAAATAATTAAGGTAAATGGCGCCGGAGCTACGTGCGGCGTTAAAATATGATCTACGCTTTGGATAGCAATAAATATGGCAGCGGCAATTAATGATAAAGCCACCACAATGGCAGCTAAAGGTTCGGCCTTGCCGTGGCCGTACGGGTGATTTAAATCGGGCTCTTTAGAGGCGGCCCGTAAACCAATCCAAACAATAAACGAGGTAAATACATCCGAAGCTGATTCAATGGCATCGGCGATGAGGGCGTAAGAATTACCAAAGTAGCCTGCCAGTGCTTTTATTGCTACCATGCCCAAGTTAGCCCCAATGCCCAACAAGGTAGAGCGAATCCCTTTTTTGGCGGGGTGAGCTTCGGAACGTAATCGGGTCATGGGTTAAATCTAATTAATAAAAGCTGTTTGCCTTTGCTTTACTTTAAGGGAGCGCAAAGGTAAAGTTTTTACGGCTTATTTAATTATGCATACAAGTAGTTTTTAAACGCAGGCAAAAGGCGCTTCTGTTATTTTAAAACAGATAAATGAATAACTTTTTAAAAGGCAAGTGGTTGCATTTAAAACAAAATAACCAGTAAAGTAGCAGCTCCCGATCAGGAAACCGCGCACTAGCGGTTCACGAAAATTGAATAATAATTAAAAACCGCAGCGTCGAACAAAGTGGGGCAGAATAGTGGCTACAGCAAATCGGTGGGCTATAAATCAGGTGGCCGGATTATAGAAATTTTTAAAAAAAGCGGATTTAACAGAAGTAGATTACCAACACATGCACCAAGTTATTTCGTACATCGGCCGGCATTTGGCGCAGCAACCAGCGCTTCATATAGCAACCAGCAACTGGCTGTATTCTTTAAAAAGTTGGGGACACAATCCGCTGAAAAAATAAATTTGCGGGTAGTAAAAGTTGGCGGATTATTTATTGGGGAAAACCGGCGGGGTAAACCGGTAAAAATTAAAATTTTTAAAAATCCTTCTTCGGCACAAAAGAGAGAAAATAGATCAGGAGCCGGTATGAACTTGTTTGATCATGCCCGAAATGCCATTTTTCTCTAACTCGGCTTTTACTTGTTCGGCTGTGGTGCGATCCGTGAACTTGCCGGCTACTACCCGGTGTATTTTTTTACCGTTTACGGTATCTTCGTTCATTATAATGGGCAATTCCTGATGGAAGGATCTGATTTTATCGGAGTATAATTTAGCTTTGTTGGGGTCCGAGAAAGAACCGGCTTGAATTACAAAGTACGCATCCGTATAAAGCGGGCTGGCAATGGGGGTAAGCATTTCCTGGGTTTCTGGTTCTTCCAGGGCCATTAAATCATCGGCAGTGTTATTACTTAAAACCTGCACTTTAACTTTGGTGCCGCCGCCTACATTAATCCGGCGGGCTGCCGCTTCCGACAAATCAATTATGTGGCCTTTGCGCCGAAAAGCACCCCGGTCGTTTATTTTTACTACAACACTTTCCTGGGTAGCAATATTGGTTACTTTTACTTTGGTGCCAAAAGGTAGGTATTTGTGGGCCGCAGTCATTTGGTTTTTATTAAAAACCTCACCGCTGCTGGTTTTTTTACCATGGTGTTGCGACCCGTACCAGGTAGCCGAACCAGTTGTTGCGCCTGTTTTTTGCGCGAAACCTTGCTGGCTAAGGCTGCAAAATAAGAGGGCAATAAAGCTGAATACATAAGGTAGTTTTGATAACATCATGTCTTCATTGGTTGGTGGAAAAACAAATATAGAACAAAAAATTTAAAAAGCCACATTATAGCCCCTTGGCGCTCGTTTGGTTGCAGCGTAGTGGTAACTAGTACTCTTTTAAAATGATGCTTTGTAAGGGCTAAAATCCAATGTTTGTATTGGCGTAAATACTAATAAAACAGCGATTTTCATCTATTTTGGCCAAAGTGGCTGAATGTTACGTAATTAGTAAGTAGCCGGAAAAATTTTTTATAATTAGCAGAAAAAAATACAAAAGTCAGTGCCAAAACAGTAATTTAATTTTTTATAAAGCTAAAGTTTATGGATTTTGGTAAAGTACCTTATCTGGAAAAGATAGATTTTAACTTTCCGCCGGAGCCAGCGGCTAATCAGCAGGTGTTTTCCCGCCATAAACCAGTGGCCTATTTAAAACCGCAACTTTACTTGGGCTGCCCTACCTGGACGAATAAAAGCTGGTTGGGTACGTATTATCCGGCGGGTTTACCCGCTAAAGATTTTTTGCATTATTACAGCCAACAATTTAATACAATCGAGTTAAATACCACGCACTACCGCATTCCGGACGAAGCCACGGTAACTAAATGGTGCACCGCCGTTACACCCGATTTTAAATTTTGCCCCAAATGGCCTCAGCAAATCAGCCACGAACAAGAACTGCAAGGGGCCGAAAGCGCTACCGAAGCATTTTGCACCGCTTTGCTGGCTTTTAAAGAAAATTTGGGCATGTCTTTCCTGCAGTTATCGCCCACTTTTAGCCCCGATAAATTAACGGTATTGGAAAACTTTTTAACCCGTTTACCCCGCAAAATACCTTTGGCCGTAGAAGTGCGCCACCCCGCGTGGTTTTCTGATAAAACAGCTTTTGAAGAGTTAGCCGCTTTGCTGGAAGCTTGTGAGGCCAGCACCGTAATTACGGATGTAGCCGGTCGGCGGGATGTGTTACACCTGCGCCTGAGTAGCACTACGGCCTTTGTGCGGTTTAACGGCTACCGCCACGATGCCGTTGATTATGCCCGCACCGATGCCTGGCTAAAGCAACTCATTGCCTGGCTGGAACAAGGTTTGCAAACCGTTTACTTTTTTGTGCATTACGAAGATATCTTGCATTCGCCTAAAGTAATCCGGTACATGTTGGATAAACTGGCAGCCGCCACCAACATTCCGGTATCTGCAAATAGCGCCCGACCTATCCCGCAACCGGTGCAAGGTTCTTTGTTCGATTAAAGCAATTTCTCAAAAGTTGTTTACTATTGATTCTAGGGCAACAGTTAGAATCTGGGTTTCTGGAAATGCAATTTTTTTAAAATTTTGCTTTCCTGAGTTGATTTATTAAACCACAGTATGGCCATTAAGGAAGGTGGTTTGTGAAGACACAAACCACGGCGTTGTAGTGTTTTCCTCTGTATCGGCTTTGCCAAATTGTGGTAAGGCCATCGTCTTTGTCTGCATAAACCAATTGAAGAAAATAATGTCCTGTTTTGTATCTGCACAAACCGTTAAAAAAGCAGTTTTATTAAAAAGTGCAGCAGCAATAAAAAATTAAAAAGAGTTTGTTTTCGGTGAACACTCTTTTTCTAACGACGTGGTTTATGTTTTCTTAAACTACTTCAAAGTTTTAGCAAAAGAGACAGGGTTACGAAAAACCAAAAAGGAGACTAAACAAGCTTCCAATGCCGTGGTTTGTGTCTTCACAAAACACTCTAAAGCAAAAGAGACAGGGTTATGCAAAACAAAAAAGGAGTCTGTTTAGACTCCTTTTTGGCACTCTAACTTTAAGGTTAATTATAACTTAAATAAATCGTCTTTCAAGTTTTTGTTTACTTCTACACTTTGCACGGTGGTATTGATTAACTGATTCCCGGCCCGCAATTGTGTTAAGTAAGGTACTTTTATGCCGCTTACTTCGCGGTAATCTCTTACCTCGGTAACCTGGGTGGCATTGCCGAGTTCGGTAGCTGTAACCACTATTTCCCGGATTTTTAAGCCGGTTTCCAGATCGTAGTATTGTAATAACACCTGGCCGGTGGGTAATTCCAGTTCCAGGCGGTAAGCCCGGCGTCCTTCAATGCGCTCTAATGTGCTTAAGCTTTTCTTTACGCCAAGGGCGTTGTAGCGCAAAAAGCTGTTCAGGCCGTACTGGATTTTTTGCTCCTGCACTTCTTCAGGGCTCATTACTTTGGTGCCGTTCTGGCTGATAACTTTTCCTTTATTGCCGTTGATAATGGTTTTCTGAATTTCCAGGTCGCCTACTTTAATAGATTGTACCATTTTGTCGGGTCCCTTAAAGTACTGCGTATAAGATAAATTAGCACCCGACGAAGAAATAGTGCTCCGCACCGTTAAATCTTTTACTTTATCCAGATTGGCCCGGCCACCTACGGCTTGTATGTAGTTATCCAGTACTTTGTCGGCAGTGGCTCCGGCCGGTAAAGCCAAAGTAGTGCGTTCGGCTTTGTCGGCGGTGGCAGAGTAATATTCCAGGGTACCATCTTTATCGAAGCGCTTCAAGCGGTCTTCTATTTGGTCGGCGTTACCAATTACCAGAATAATGGCCTGCTCGGGGTTCACGTATTTCTGGGCTACCTGCTGAATGGCTTCCGGGGTAACCGCGGCCACTTTTTTCAAATAATCGCGGTAATAATCTTTGGGTAGATTATAGCGGGCCGTATTAATGGCGAACAAAGCCACGGTATTCGGGTCTTCGAGGGAACGGGCAAACTCGCCGGTTACAATATTTTTAATTTTTTGCACTTCTTCGGCGGTCGCTTTTTCGGTGCGCAGCCGATTTAGTTCAAATAAAATTTCCTGTACCGCACTGTCAGTTACGGCATTGCGCACGTTGGTATTGGCCGCAAATTCTCCAATATATTTACTAGCCGATAAATCAGAATAAGCGCCGTAGGTGTAGCCGTGTTTTTCGCGCAGGTTTTGCGTGAGCCGTGAGAAACTGCCCCCCAGCATGGTATTTAGAACCCGGGCCGTAATCGCATCGTCGGTGCCGGGCTTTAAATCGGCTACATTGGCAACAGATATTACACTTTGCACCGCAGCGGGTCGATCCACGATGGCTACCCGGGTGCCCGTAATTGGGGCTGGTTTAACTATTTCGCTGCGTTTAACGTCGCCTTTTTTCCAGGCGCCAAAGTGTTTTTTTGCCAGCGCTTTAGCTTCTTTCACGGATATATCGCCCACAATGGCCAGATATCCTGCATTGGGTTTAAAATAAGTACCGTAATAACCTTGAATATCGGCTAAAGTAATGTTGTTAATGGTTTGCTCCGAAGGTACTTCGCCGAAGGGGTGATCTTTGCCGTAAAGCAGCGCGCTACGCACCAGGCTCTGAATCACGTTGGGGTTTTCCCGGGAAGCTGCCAGGCCCGATAAAGTTTGTTTTTTAATTTTATCTAATTCTTCCTGTTTAAAATCAGGGTTTAGTACTACGTCGGCGGCTAGCTCCATTAATTTACCCACGTGTTTTTTTAACCCGGCAGCCACAAAGCCGCTGGCCGAAGGTTCTAGGTTGGCTCCGATGTAGTCAATTTCTTCGTCAAGTTTTTCTTTGCTGCGGGTTTTGGTACCGGTACGTAGCATGGTGCCTGCAATATTTACATAGCCATTTTTATCGCCTTGTACAATAGGATCATTATCCAGAACCAGCGACATGGAAACTACCGGCAATTTGTGATTTTCTACCACAAAAACTTTCAGGCCGTTTTTCAACTGAAAAGATTGGGCTTCGCCTACCTGAATACTGGGCGCCGGACCCGGCGGTGGTGGAGTTTGGTTTTGCGCCAAAAGCGCCAAGGGGTAGCAAAGGGTAAGCAGTAAACTATAATAGATACGTTTCATTTTTTATGATGGAGTAAGGCGGCATTGCATTTGCTTGCTGCGGACAATGCCGGTTAACAGATAATTTTTTAAAAATTTTAATTATTAGACTTAGGTAGGTAGTGCAATACCACCCGGTTTTCGCGGGTAAAATATTGGTTGGCTACCCGGGCTAAATCTTCTTTAGTTACTTTTAAAAAATTCTGCAGTTCGGTGTTAATTAAGTTGGTGTTTTTGTAGAAGGTATGGTAATTAGCCAATTGCTCCGCGCGCCCAGCTGCTGTAAAGTTTTTTTGAATAAAGCTGTTTTCTATCTGGTTGCGCAATTTCTGAAATTCAACTTCGCTCACCTGTTCTTTCTTTACCCGTTCTATTTCGGCATCCATGCTGCGTTCTACTTCGTCAATGTTTACGCCGGCATTCGCTACCGCAAAAGCTAGAAACAAACCCGGATCTTCGAGCTGCATCGGGAAAGAGCCCACGTAAACCGCTTTTTGTTGCTGATCTACCAAAGCTTTGTTCAGGCGGGCGCTTTCGCCACCCGTGAGCAGGTTGGTAAGCATGGTAATGGCGTAGTAATCGGGGTTGGTTTGCTCCGGAATGTGAT
The sequence above is a segment of the Adhaeribacter swui genome. Coding sequences within it:
- a CDS encoding T9SS type A sorting domain-containing protein codes for the protein MAKSIFTLVCCLFFSLALIKPVQATHLLGGELTYQSDTTASANPLRYYFKLRTYHDANSAADEPSATLYLGDGVKVTSERVSKVTISNSCGVIFLSTYYFEYTFPGPGQYRAVYHSPNRTNNIVNLPDSDEQAFTIAATFTIDAFDPINRPHSFLAIPIPCATQNQTFRHSLATFDLDGDSLAYELITPLKGILAGDNYIRFIDNVKGYTLPPQVSINARTGEFIWDKPVQVGRYSFAVRVNSYRNKILVGTMMRDFVVTVVPNPDNFTHSFSIENRSELSINDENQIFVTAGQPVKIKVKYQTTGQAKNLEAYSELFFKSATIPMDTIATQDGILAEITLTPEESWRRSQPYVLVLRGVSEVNGTLIQQDFTLTLVAKPPLVSGGIGESPGVSEPGTNGLFTAYPNPARDFVWVKNKGEFPRTRYRLYNALQQVILQTKLNAGTTRIKLPPVATGIYFYQILTDSGKVLQSGKILIE
- a CDS encoding cation diffusion facilitator family transporter, whose protein sequence is MTRLRSEAHPAKKGIRSTLLGIGANLGMVAIKALAGYFGNSYALIADAIESASDVFTSFIVWIGLRAASKEPDLNHPYGHGKAEPLAAIVVALSLIAAAIFIAIQSVDHILTPHVAPAPFTLIILVIIILVKEGMYRYTNRVGSEIQSAAVKADAWHHRSDAITSLTAAVGIAIALVGGPGYESADDWAALIASAVIVINAYRIFMPAFTEIMDAAPPSNLANEVREIAATVPQVQGLDKCLVRKMGFEYFVDLHIIVDGNLSVREGHDIAHAVKAEVMRQKPSVYDVLIHVEPTYL
- a CDS encoding septal ring lytic transglycosylase RlpA family protein, yielding MMLSKLPYVFSFIALLFCSLSQQGFAQKTGATTGSATWYGSQHHGKKTSSGEVFNKNQMTAAHKYLPFGTKVKVTNIATQESVVVKINDRGAFRRKGHIIDLSEAAARRINVGGGTKVKVQVLSNNTADDLMALEEPETQEMLTPIASPLYTDAYFVIQAGSFSDPNKAKLYSDKIRSFHQELPIIMNEDTVNGKKIHRVVAGKFTDRTTAEQVKAELEKNGISGMIKQVHTGS
- a CDS encoding DUF72 domain-containing protein; amino-acid sequence: MDFGKVPYLEKIDFNFPPEPAANQQVFSRHKPVAYLKPQLYLGCPTWTNKSWLGTYYPAGLPAKDFLHYYSQQFNTIELNTTHYRIPDEATVTKWCTAVTPDFKFCPKWPQQISHEQELQGAESATEAFCTALLAFKENLGMSFLQLSPTFSPDKLTVLENFLTRLPRKIPLAVEVRHPAWFSDKTAFEELAALLEACEASTVITDVAGRRDVLHLRLSSTTAFVRFNGYRHDAVDYARTDAWLKQLIAWLEQGLQTVYFFVHYEDILHSPKVIRYMLDKLAAATNIPVSANSARPIPQPVQGSLFD
- a CDS encoding M16 family metallopeptidase, which translates into the protein MKRIYYSLLLTLCYPLALLAQNQTPPPPGPAPSIQVGEAQSFQLKNGLKVFVVENHKLPVVSMSLVLDNDPIVQGDKNGYVNIAGTMLRTGTKTRSKEKLDEEIDYIGANLEPSASGFVAAGLKKHVGKLMELAADVVLNPDFKQEELDKIKKQTLSGLAASRENPNVIQSLVRSALLYGKDHPFGEVPSEQTINNITLADIQGYYGTYFKPNAGYLAIVGDISVKEAKALAKKHFGAWKKGDVKRSEIVKPAPITGTRVAIVDRPAAVQSVISVANVADLKPGTDDAITARVLNTMLGGSFSRLTQNLREKHGYTYGAYSDLSASKYIGEFAANTNVRNAVTDSAVQEILFELNRLRTEKATAEEVQKIKNIVTGEFARSLEDPNTVALFAINTARYNLPKDYYRDYLKKVAAVTPEAIQQVAQKYVNPEQAIILVIGNADQIEDRLKRFDKDGTLEYYSATADKAERTTLALPAGATADKVLDNYIQAVGGRANLDKVKDLTVRSTISSSGANLSYTQYFKGPDKMVQSIKVGDLEIQKTIINGNKGKVISQNGTKVMSPEEVQEQKIQYGLNSFLRYNALGVKKSLSTLERIEGRRAYRLELELPTGQVLLQYYDLETGLKIREIVVTATELGNATQVTEVRDYREVSGIKVPYLTQLRAGNQLINTTVQSVEVNKNLKDDLFKL